One Papaver somniferum cultivar HN1 chromosome 10, ASM357369v1, whole genome shotgun sequence genomic window carries:
- the LOC113319673 gene encoding elongation factor 1-alpha-like: MIRCNNMEATSPKYSKARYDEIVKEVPSYLKKVGYNPDKIAFVPISGFEGDNMIERSTNLDWYKGPTLLEALDNISEPKTPSNKPLRLPLQDVYKIGGIGTVPVGRVESGFIKPGMVVTFGPTGLTTEVKSVEMHHDALQEALPGDNVGFNVKNVAMKDLKRGFVASNSKDDPAREAANFTSQVIIMNHPGQIGNGYAPVLDCDTSRISVKFAEILTKIDRRSGKELEKEPKFLKNGDASIIKMLPTKPMVVETFS; this comes from the exons ATGATCCGTTGTAACAAC ATGGAAGCCACCTCCCCCAAGTACTCAAAGGCTAGGTACGATGAAATTGTGAAGGAGGTCCCATCTTACTTAAAGAAGGTTGGATACAACCCAGACAAAATTGCCTTTGTTCCCATCTCTGGATTCGAGGGAGACAACATGATTGAGAGGTCCACCAACCTTGACTGGTACAAGGGACCAACTCTCCTTGAGGCTCTTGACAATATCTCTGAACCAAAGACACCCTCAAACAAGCCCCTTCGTCTTCCACTTCAGGATGTTTACAAGATTGGAGGTATTGGAACTGTGCCAGTGGGACGTGTTGAATCTGGATTCATCAAGCCTGGTATGGTTGTTACCTTTGGACCCACCGGGTTGACCACTGAAGTTAAGTCTGTGGAGATGCACCACGATGCCCTTCAAGAAGCTCTTCCAGGAGACAATGTTGGGTTCAATGTCAAGAATGTCGCAATGAAGGATCTCAAGCGTGGTTTCGTCGCCTCCAACTCCAAGGATGACCCTGCAAGGGAAGCTGCCAACTTCACCTCCCAGGTCATCATCATGAACCATCCTGGTCAGATCGGTAACGGTTATGCCCCAGTTCTTGACTGTGACACATCTCGCATTTCTGTTAAGTTTGCTGAGATCCTCACCAAGATTGATAGACGATCCGGAAAGGAGCTTGAGAAGGAGCCCAAGTTTTTGAAGAATGGTGATGCTAGTATCATTAAGATGCTTCCAACCAAGCCCATGGTTGTGGAGACCTTCTCTTAG